From a single Pseudobutyrivibrio xylanivorans genomic region:
- a CDS encoding phosphatidylinositol-specific phospholipase C domain-containing protein translates to MDKGRLFRIICGIMMAIIVGILVILFVSDDDSPVDVAVDLDKPYSDTAEWMSNLSDDVYLSQITIPGTHNSCSRNVVLGYAMRCQKTSLTEQLENGYRYLDFRIAIDETEEGNTLKTVHKFANCHVSGSIFSDYLYFNDAIADVYKFLQEHPQETVVVNIKIEDDEHSVADVQKLLLAEIKSNKDYWYTENEIPTLGDARGRIVLATRFEDATASETTGINMIWNEQDNTTPADIPYELYVQNGVRLWVQDRYKYSVEDKYEAVVDGLENCEADENTLFLNFVSTSGDGPVGHPYGYAKTLNSLLMEYELKSETSYGTIIVDFGTADLARHIYYSNF, encoded by the coding sequence ATGGACAAAGGGCGATTATTTAGAATAATATGTGGCATAATGATGGCTATTATTGTGGGAATCCTTGTGATATTATTCGTTAGCGACGACGATTCACCAGTTGATGTGGCTGTGGATTTGGACAAGCCATATTCTGACACTGCTGAGTGGATGAGCAATCTTTCGGACGATGTATATTTGTCCCAGATTACTATTCCAGGCACTCATAATAGCTGCTCAAGGAATGTGGTTTTGGGCTATGCAATGAGATGCCAGAAGACAAGCCTGACAGAGCAGTTGGAAAATGGTTACCGCTATCTTGATTTTAGAATTGCAATTGACGAGACAGAAGAAGGAAACACTCTTAAGACAGTTCATAAATTCGCAAACTGCCATGTTTCTGGCAGCATTTTCTCGGATTATTTGTATTTTAATGATGCAATAGCAGATGTTTACAAGTTCTTGCAGGAGCACCCTCAGGAGACAGTTGTGGTGAATATCAAGATAGAGGATGATGAGCACTCTGTTGCAGATGTTCAGAAGCTTTTACTTGCTGAAATTAAGTCAAACAAGGATTATTGGTACACAGAAAACGAGATTCCAACACTTGGAGATGCAAGAGGTCGAATTGTTCTTGCAACCAGATTTGAGGATGCTACAGCTTCAGAGACAACTGGGATTAATATGATTTGGAATGAGCAAGACAACACTACTCCAGCAGATATTCCTTACGAGCTCTATGTACAAAATGGCGTTAGACTCTGGGTTCAGGACAGATATAAGTATTCAGTAGAGGATAAATACGAGGCCGTTGTGGATGGCCTTGAAAACTGCGAAGCAGATGAAAACACTCTGTTTCTTAACTTCGTAAGCACAAGTGGAGATGGTCCGGTGGGACACCCATATGGCTACGCCAAGACTTTGAATTCTCTTTTGATGGAGTATGAATTAAAGAGCGAAACCAGCTATGGCACAATCATTGTAGATTTTGGAACAGCTGATTTGGCTAGACATATATATTATTCGAATTTCTAA
- a CDS encoding GGDEF domain-containing protein, which translates to MRTNKIINGIKRQVNNLMLGLCVVLFAICFYTTNEVSSDTETIKIEPYTVAILEDGSKQYYFDLSDFDYHYTSIMFFTSHQQVKGYNSGRLIYEYTTDGGFWTSTGGSLYNFIEVNEKMLQVAITVTPVYDIVKDQHIDFYIGTSYQIYNDMVSKSMPRFVSSILIIIFSGLIFIYYLFMHKKQQLDKALIYLGYFSLFIGVWTASETAVCTLIFDNKVLNSLIQYYCLMMAVPPFVLFFDMYLEVNSKILKNIIVFASMIQFVVLNILHYTKIAEFRETLVYVQAMLVVALTYVIGCVIKQMFSGNITRNAKVCAVGLSVFLVTLVVDIVNFYFNWGDADYIGRYMFLVFIIALATDLIKGTYEIIEKGRSAKRLEEFALTDSMTGLFNRNAFEKRTKRTEQKLDGVTVVVADANGLKHCNDTYGHEAGDEYISVVAEIFNKVYGKYGNCYRIGGDEFCCIIPSNKHTDMERLKNLFSAKVYTANLEGDHIFTIGVAVGSAEYDSSKDEDIKALIKRADASMYENKKQSKAI; encoded by the coding sequence ATGAGAACGAATAAGATTATTAACGGAATAAAGCGACAAGTAAATAATCTTATGCTGGGCCTGTGCGTAGTTCTTTTTGCTATATGTTTTTATACTACCAATGAGGTATCCAGCGATACTGAGACAATCAAAATCGAGCCATACACAGTCGCAATTCTTGAGGATGGCTCAAAGCAGTATTATTTCGATTTGAGTGATTTTGATTATCACTACACATCTATAATGTTTTTCACATCCCACCAGCAGGTAAAGGGATATAACTCCGGAAGATTAATATATGAGTATACTACAGATGGCGGCTTTTGGACCTCCACTGGAGGCTCGTTGTACAATTTTATAGAAGTAAATGAAAAGATGCTTCAGGTGGCGATTACAGTTACACCTGTTTACGATATTGTAAAGGATCAACATATTGACTTTTATATAGGAACCTCTTATCAGATATATAACGATATGGTTTCAAAGTCGATGCCTAGATTTGTATCAAGTATACTCATCATCATTTTCAGTGGTCTGATATTTATATATTATCTGTTTATGCATAAGAAACAGCAGTTGGATAAAGCACTTATTTATCTCGGATATTTTTCTTTGTTCATAGGAGTATGGACTGCGAGTGAAACAGCTGTATGCACACTGATATTTGATAATAAAGTGCTGAATTCACTTATTCAGTATTATTGTTTGATGATGGCTGTACCACCGTTTGTATTGTTTTTTGACATGTATCTTGAAGTAAATAGCAAGATACTGAAAAATATCATTGTATTTGCATCCATGATTCAGTTTGTAGTGCTTAATATTCTTCATTATACGAAGATTGCAGAGTTTAGAGAGACTCTTGTATATGTGCAGGCAATGCTAGTCGTGGCTCTTACCTATGTAATAGGTTGCGTAATTAAGCAGATGTTTAGTGGGAATATCACACGAAACGCGAAGGTTTGCGCTGTTGGATTATCGGTATTTCTGGTGACACTTGTTGTTGACATTGTTAATTTCTATTTCAATTGGGGTGACGCTGATTATATCGGTAGATATATGTTCCTGGTATTCATAATTGCATTGGCAACAGATTTGATAAAGGGAACCTATGAGATTATTGAAAAGGGACGTTCAGCTAAGAGACTTGAGGAGTTTGCCCTTACAGACAGTATGACTGGACTTTTCAATAGAAATGCATTTGAAAAGAGGACTAAAAGAACAGAACAGAAGCTTGATGGTGTCACGGTTGTTGTGGCTGATGCCAACGGACTGAAGCATTGCAATGACACCTATGGTCACGAGGCTGGCGACGAATATATTTCCGTTGTGGCCGAAATCTTCAACAAGGTATATGGAAAATATGGAAACTGCTACCGAATAGGTGGTGATGAGTTCTGTTGTATCATTCCTTCAAACAAGCACACTGATATGGAACGCTTGAAGAATCTTTTCTCAGCCAAGGTATATACGGCAAATCTTGAAGGAGACCATATTTTCACTATAGGAGTAGCTGTTGGCTCTGCAGAATATGACAGCAGCAAGGATGAGGATATTAAGGCTCTGATAAAACGTGCCGATGCCTCAATGTATGAAAATAAAAAACAATCTAAGGCAATTTAA
- a CDS encoding alpha/beta fold hydrolase gives MYIQLNSQIICYERTGERGTPVILIHGNREDHHIFDKLVETMSKDHVVYAMDSRGHGESATPKSYHYDDMASDVINLIDALDIVKPYIVGYSDGAIVALLVAMRASRLLSGIVCCGANLTPAGFHHRDLREIKKEYKRTEDPRVLMMLQEPNIDARDLSAITVPALIVAGEKDCIKEKETQKIAASINNSELLIISGQTHSSYIENTDVLYKFIETFTV, from the coding sequence ATGTACATTCAACTTAACTCACAAATTATATGCTATGAAAGAACCGGGGAAAGGGGGACCCCGGTTATTCTTATACATGGAAATAGAGAGGATCATCACATCTTCGATAAGCTGGTGGAAACAATGTCAAAAGATCATGTTGTGTATGCAATGGATTCCAGAGGCCATGGTGAGAGTGCTACCCCAAAGTCATATCATTATGACGATATGGCTTCTGATGTGATTAATCTCATTGATGCCCTTGATATCGTAAAGCCATATATTGTGGGTTATTCAGATGGTGCTATCGTGGCACTTTTAGTAGCAATGCGCGCTTCAAGGTTACTATCAGGTATTGTATGCTGCGGCGCTAATCTCACACCAGCAGGCTTCCATCACAGAGACCTGCGTGAAATTAAAAAGGAATACAAGCGCACTGAAGACCCTCGCGTGCTTATGATGCTTCAGGAACCTAATATCGATGCTAGAGATTTATCGGCAATCACAGTTCCAGCGCTTATTGTTGCAGGAGAAAAGGACTGCATCAAGGAAAAAGAAACCCAGAAAATAGCAGCGAGCATTAACAATTCAGAACTTTTGATAATTAGTGGACAGACTCATTCCAGCTATATTGAGAACACTGATGTGTTATATAAATTCATAGAAACGTTTACAGTGTGA
- the dapB gene encoding 4-hydroxy-tetrahydrodipicolinate reductase: MTRVVMHGCNGHMGRVITDICKADSEITIVAGVDKFKGVDNEYPVFDSIDQVDVDYDVVIDFSNAAAVNGLLDSCVKNSKPVVLCTTGLSEEMLAHVDEATKKVAVLRSANMSLGINTLFDLCKKATQIFAEAGFDIEIVEKHHNQKLDAPSGTALALADACNDALNEKYDYCYGRADRREKRPKNEIGISAVRGGNIVGEHEVIFAGLDEVITIKHTAYSKSVFAKGAVEAAKFLAGKPAGLYDMKEVIAEK; the protein is encoded by the coding sequence ATGACTAGAGTAGTAATGCATGGATGTAATGGCCACATGGGACGTGTTATCACTGATATTTGCAAGGCAGATTCAGAGATTACAATTGTTGCAGGTGTGGATAAGTTTAAGGGCGTAGACAACGAATATCCAGTTTTTGATTCTATTGATCAGGTGGATGTTGATTACGACGTAGTTATCGATTTTTCAAATGCAGCTGCAGTAAATGGTTTGTTGGATTCCTGTGTGAAGAATTCAAAGCCTGTTGTTTTATGTACCACAGGTCTTTCGGAAGAAATGCTTGCACATGTTGACGAGGCTACTAAGAAGGTTGCAGTGCTTCGCTCAGCAAACATGTCACTTGGAATTAATACATTGTTTGATCTTTGTAAGAAGGCTACTCAGATTTTTGCTGAGGCAGGCTTTGATATTGAAATTGTTGAGAAGCATCATAATCAGAAGCTTGATGCGCCTAGTGGTACAGCCCTTGCGCTTGCGGATGCCTGCAATGATGCTCTTAATGAGAAATATGATTACTGCTATGGCAGAGCAGACAGACGTGAAAAGAGACCAAAAAATGAAATTGGCATTTCTGCTGTAAGAGGTGGTAATATAGTAGGTGAGCACGAAGTAATATTTGCAGGACTTGATGAAGTTATTACAATCAAGCACACTGCTTATTCTAAGAGCGTATTTGCAAAGGGGGCTGTTGAGGCAGCAAAGTTTTTGGCTGGTAAGCCAGCTGGCCTTTATGACATGAAGGAAGTTATTGCAGAAAAATAG
- a CDS encoding cob(I)yrinic acid a,c-diamide adenosyltransferase, with protein sequence MEKGSIQVYYGNGQGKSAAALGNAIRYASQGRTTTIIQFLKSETNSDYLSKLEPEIKLFRFERSKENFQSLTEEQKQEEVMNIQNGLNYAKKVLGTGESDLVVLDEVLGVVDEGIVSEQDILCALEGRSYSANVILTGQNITQGIFEIADSVLNIKPEK encoded by the coding sequence ATGGAAAAGGGAAGTATTCAGGTATATTACGGAAATGGACAGGGCAAGTCGGCTGCAGCATTAGGAAATGCTATTCGTTATGCTTCACAGGGCAGAACGACCACCATTATCCAATTCTTAAAATCCGAGACAAATTCAGATTACTTAAGCAAGCTTGAGCCAGAAATCAAGCTGTTTAGGTTTGAGCGCTCAAAAGAAAACTTCCAAAGTCTTACAGAAGAACAAAAGCAGGAAGAAGTTATGAACATCCAAAATGGCTTGAACTATGCCAAGAAGGTTCTTGGTACTGGCGAGAGCGATTTGGTTGTTCTTGATGAAGTCCTTGGTGTAGTTGATGAAGGTATCGTTTCAGAGCAGGATATTTTATGCGCTCTTGAAGGTCGTTCATATTCGGCAAATGTTATTTTAACAGGTCAGAACATTACACAGGGGATTTTTGAAATAGCAGATAGTGTTTTAAACATAAAGCCAGAGAAGTAA
- the typA gene encoding translational GTPase TypA translates to MSVQSREDIRNIAIIAHVDHGKTTLVDELLKQSGVFRENQEVAERVMDSNDIERERGITILSKNTAVYYKNTKINIIDTPGHADFGGEVERVLKMVNGVVLVVDAFEGAMPQTKFVLMKALDLDLPVIVCINKIDRPEARPDEVIDEVLELFMDLDASDEQLDCPFIYASAKEGFAIRDLNEEHKDMTALFETIIDYIPAPKGDPEAPTQVLISTIDYNEYVGRIGIGKVENGSIKVNQDAVVVNAHDPEKSNKVRISKLFEYDGLNKVDVNEAQIGSIVAISGISDIHIGDTICAVDAPNPIPFQKISEPTISMNFIVNDSPLAGQEGKFVTSRHIRERLMKELNTDVSLRVEDTDSPDSLKVSGRGELHLSVLIENMRREGFEFAVSKAEVLYKEDEKGHKLEPMERAYVDVPDEFTGAVIEKLSQRKGELQNMTPIAGGYTRIEFKIPSRGLIGYRGEFMTDTKGNGIINTIFDGYELYKGDISYRKLGSLIAFETGESVTYGLFSAQDRGTLFIGPGEKVYSGMVIGQCSRAEDVELNVCKKKHLTNTRSSSADEALTLVPPRVLSLEQALDFIDVDELLEVTPESLRIRKRILDPTLRKRASFKK, encoded by the coding sequence ATGTCAGTACAAAGTAGAGAAGATATTAGAAACATTGCCATTATCGCCCACGTAGATCATGGTAAAACAACACTTGTAGATGAGCTTTTAAAGCAGTCAGGTGTATTCCGTGAAAATCAGGAAGTAGCTGAGCGTGTAATGGATTCAAATGATATCGAGCGTGAGCGTGGTATCACAATCCTTTCAAAGAATACAGCAGTATATTACAAGAACACAAAGATTAACATTATCGATACACCAGGTCATGCTGATTTCGGTGGTGAGGTTGAGCGTGTACTTAAGATGGTTAACGGTGTTGTTCTTGTTGTAGATGCATTCGAGGGCGCAATGCCACAGACCAAGTTCGTTCTTATGAAGGCGCTTGATCTTGATTTACCAGTTATCGTTTGTATCAACAAGATTGATAGACCAGAGGCTCGTCCAGACGAGGTTATCGACGAGGTTCTTGAGCTTTTCATGGATCTTGACGCATCTGATGAGCAGCTTGACTGTCCATTCATTTATGCTTCAGCTAAGGAAGGCTTTGCTATCAGAGATCTTAACGAGGAGCACAAGGATATGACAGCTCTCTTTGAGACTATCATTGATTATATTCCTGCTCCAAAGGGAGACCCAGAGGCTCCTACACAGGTGCTTATTTCTACAATTGATTACAATGAGTACGTAGGACGTATCGGTATTGGTAAGGTAGAAAACGGTTCTATCAAGGTAAACCAGGATGCTGTTGTAGTTAATGCACATGATCCAGAGAAGAGCAACAAGGTGCGTATTTCTAAGCTTTTCGAGTATGATGGTCTTAATAAGGTAGATGTTAACGAAGCACAGATTGGTTCAATCGTAGCTATTTCTGGTATTTCAGATATCCACATTGGAGATACAATTTGCGCAGTTGATGCACCAAACCCAATTCCTTTCCAGAAGATTTCTGAGCCTACTATTTCAATGAACTTTATTGTAAATGATAGCCCACTTGCTGGTCAGGAAGGTAAGTTCGTTACTTCACGTCACATTCGCGAGCGTCTTATGAAGGAGCTAAATACTGACGTTTCGCTTCGTGTTGAGGATACAGATTCACCTGATTCACTTAAGGTTTCAGGCCGTGGTGAGCTTCATCTTTCAGTTCTCATTGAGAACATGCGTCGTGAAGGCTTTGAGTTCGCCGTTTCAAAGGCAGAGGTTCTTTACAAGGAAGATGAGAAGGGACACAAGCTTGAGCCAATGGAGCGTGCTTATGTTGATGTTCCAGACGAGTTTACTGGTGCTGTTATCGAAAAGCTTTCTCAGAGAAAGGGTGAGCTTCAGAATATGACACCTATCGCAGGTGGATATACTCGTATCGAGTTTAAGATTCCTTCACGTGGTCTTATTGGATATCGTGGAGAATTCATGACAGATACAAAAGGAAATGGTATAATTAATACAATTTTCGACGGTTATGAGCTTTACAAGGGAGATATCTCTTATCGTAAGTTAGGAAGCCTTATTGCTTTCGAGACTGGAGAGTCAGTTACTTACGGACTTTTCTCAGCTCAGGATCGTGGTACTCTTTTCATCGGACCAGGCGAGAAGGTTTATTCAGGAATGGTTATCGGCCAGTGCTCACGAGCAGAGGATGTTGAGCTTAATGTATGTAAGAAGAAGCATCTTACAAATACTCGTTCATCATCAGCTGATGAGGCACTTACACTTGTACCACCTAGAGTTCTTAGCCTTGAGCAGGCACTTGATTTCATCGATGTAGACGAGCTTTTAGAGGTAACACCAGAATCTCTTCGTATCAGAAAGAGAATTCTTGACCCAACTCTCAGAAAGAGAGCAAGCTTCAAGAAGTAA
- the serS gene encoding serine--tRNA ligase, whose protein sequence is MIDIKFLRENPDVVKENIKKKFQEHKLGLVDEVIELDDKRRATQQEADDMRAKMNQAAKQIGALMGQGKKDEAEAVKAEVAELKQKIKDLEPVEKELSDKVEEIMMKIPNIIDPSVPIGPDDSCNVEIEKFGEPVVPEFEIPYHTDIMERFNGIDMDAAGKVAGNGFYYLMGDIARLHSAVISYARDFMIDRGFTYCIPPFMIRSNVVTGVMSFEEMDAMMYKIEGEDLYLIGTSEHSMIGKFIDTLNDEANLPYTLTSYSPCFRKEKGAHGIEERGVYRIHQFEKQEMIVVCKPEESKKYYDILWKNTVDLFRSLDIPVRTLECCSGDLADLKVKSCDVEAWSPRQKKYFEVGSCSNLGDAQARRLKIRVKGEDGSKYFAHTLNNTVVAPPRMLIAFLENNLREDGSVAIPAALQPYMGGKSELTPVK, encoded by the coding sequence ATGATAGACATTAAGTTTTTACGTGAGAATCCAGACGTAGTTAAGGAGAATATCAAGAAGAAGTTTCAGGAGCACAAGCTTGGCCTCGTTGACGAGGTCATCGAGCTTGATGACAAGAGACGTGCTACTCAGCAGGAAGCTGACGACATGAGAGCGAAGATGAATCAGGCTGCAAAGCAGATTGGTGCTCTTATGGGACAGGGTAAGAAGGACGAAGCTGAAGCTGTTAAGGCTGAGGTTGCTGAGCTTAAGCAGAAAATTAAGGATCTTGAGCCAGTTGAAAAGGAGCTTTCTGATAAGGTTGAGGAAATCATGATGAAGATTCCTAACATTATCGACCCTTCAGTTCCAATCGGTCCTGATGATTCTTGCAACGTAGAAATTGAGAAGTTCGGTGAGCCTGTAGTTCCTGAGTTCGAGATTCCTTATCACACAGATATCATGGAGAGATTCAATGGTATCGATATGGATGCTGCTGGAAAGGTTGCTGGAAACGGCTTCTATTATTTAATGGGAGACATCGCTCGTCTTCATTCAGCAGTTATCTCATACGCACGTGATTTCATGATTGACAGAGGTTTTACATATTGCATTCCTCCTTTCATGATTCGTTCAAACGTAGTTACTGGTGTTATGTCATTCGAGGAAATGGATGCCATGATGTACAAGATTGAGGGCGAGGATCTTTACCTCATTGGTACATCAGAGCACTCTATGATTGGTAAGTTCATTGATACACTCAATGACGAGGCTAATCTTCCATACACACTTACAAGCTATAGCCCATGCTTCCGTAAGGAAAAGGGAGCACACGGTATTGAAGAGCGTGGCGTTTACCGTATCCACCAGTTCGAGAAGCAGGAAATGATCGTTGTATGTAAGCCTGAGGAGTCAAAGAAGTATTACGATATTCTTTGGAAGAACACAGTTGATTTATTTAGAAGCCTTGATATTCCTGTTCGTACACTTGAGTGCTGTTCAGGAGATCTTGCAGATCTTAAGGTTAAGTCTTGTGATGTTGAGGCATGGTCACCACGTCAGAAGAAGTACTTCGAGGTTGGTTCTTGCTCAAATCTTGGAGATGCTCAGGCACGTCGTCTTAAGATTCGTGTTAAGGGCGAGGATGGTAGCAAGTACTTCGCTCATACACTTAACAACACAGTTGTTGCTCCACCACGTATGCTTATCGCATTCCTTGAGAACAACCTTCGCGAGGATGGTAGCGTAGCTATCCCAGCTGCACTACAGCCATACATGGGCGGAAAGAGTGAATTAACTCCCGTTAAATAA
- the secD gene encoding protein translocase subunit SecD, with the protein MKRLKKGQGIAWLVAFVALLGVLGYCAFAVITGTIKENDDSLKLGLDLAGGVSITYEAVGDKPTDEQMADTILKLQQRIENDLGEESSTTEANVYRVGDKRITVEIPGVSDANALLEELGTPGTLYFIAQTDADGNQNYTYGETGYVLNYDIQTLIDNGSVIATGTNVKSSQAGSQSNKTTNATEYVVQLTFDDEGTAAFADATTKAVASGETIGIYYDGKFVSVPRVNQAITTGNCVIEGMENYEAAEKLASYIRIGGLDIELQELESQVVGAQLGSDALRTSLIAAGVGLALVMVFLMVMYLVPGIVASLALALYTAMLVGILKAFDITLTLPGIAGMILSIGMAVDANVIVFARIREEIKAGRPVISAIETGFSKALSAILDGNITTLIAAAVLGVLGSGTVKGFAITLALGVVLSMFTALVITRILINSFYALGVRSPKAYGKAKEPSKFDFVGKKAIFITISVAIIAAGFITMGVFKAKSGAGLNYSLEFLGGTSTTVDFNETYSLADLDAKVVPEIAKTLDISEGSIQTTTVDGSNQAIFKTRTLTLEERTTLNKMFESTFNVTEASITSQSIGSTISGEMRSQSTIAVIVAVLCMLVYIWFRFKDLRFASSAIIALVHDVLIVLALYAFARISVGSAFIACMLTVIGYSVNDTIVVFDRIRENHKAIRDENAENLKALCNESLSQTLSRSISTSITTAIMVLMLLILGVSSIREFALPLLAGIVAGTYSSIFIATQLWYIFKVKFANK; encoded by the coding sequence ATGAAACGTTTAAAAAAAGGACAGGGGATTGCCTGGCTCGTTGCATTCGTAGCTCTTCTCGGAGTATTGGGCTACTGTGCATTCGCAGTTATCACAGGCACAATTAAGGAAAATGATGACAGCCTCAAGCTTGGTCTTGACCTTGCAGGCGGTGTCAGCATTACATACGAGGCAGTTGGAGATAAGCCTACTGATGAGCAGATGGCTGATACAATTCTCAAACTTCAGCAGCGTATCGAAAATGATCTTGGTGAGGAAAGCTCAACAACAGAAGCTAATGTATATCGCGTAGGCGACAAGCGAATCACAGTTGAGATTCCTGGCGTTTCAGATGCTAATGCGTTATTGGAGGAGTTAGGAACTCCTGGTACACTTTACTTCATCGCGCAGACAGATGCTGATGGAAATCAGAACTACACATACGGTGAGACAGGATATGTTCTCAACTATGATATCCAGACACTTATCGACAATGGTTCTGTAATCGCTACAGGAACAAATGTAAAGAGTTCACAGGCAGGCAGCCAGTCAAACAAGACTACAAATGCAACAGAGTATGTGGTTCAGCTTACATTTGATGATGAGGGTACAGCAGCATTCGCTGATGCTACAACAAAGGCTGTTGCATCTGGCGAGACAATCGGTATCTACTATGATGGTAAGTTCGTTTCTGTTCCACGTGTTAATCAGGCTATCACAACTGGTAACTGTGTAATTGAGGGAATGGAGAACTATGAGGCAGCTGAGAAGCTTGCATCTTACATTCGTATCGGTGGTCTTGACATCGAGCTTCAGGAGTTAGAGTCACAGGTTGTAGGTGCTCAGCTCGGTTCTGATGCCCTTCGTACATCACTTATCGCAGCAGGCGTAGGTCTTGCACTTGTTATGGTATTCCTTATGGTAATGTACCTCGTTCCTGGTATTGTTGCATCACTTGCACTTGCTCTTTATACAGCAATGCTTGTTGGAATTCTTAAGGCATTCGATATCACACTTACACTTCCTGGTATCGCAGGTATGATTCTTTCAATCGGTATGGCAGTTGACGCAAATGTTATCGTATTCGCTCGTATCCGTGAGGAAATCAAAGCTGGTCGTCCGGTAATTTCAGCTATTGAGACAGGTTTCTCAAAGGCTCTTTCAGCTATTCTTGATGGAAACATCACAACTCTTATTGCAGCAGCAGTTCTTGGTGTACTTGGTTCAGGCACTGTAAAGGGATTTGCTATCACACTTGCACTCGGTGTTGTTTTATCAATGTTTACAGCACTTGTTATTACTAGAATTCTTATTAATTCTTTCTATGCACTTGGTGTTCGTTCACCTAAGGCATACGGAAAGGCAAAGGAGCCTTCAAAGTTCGACTTCGTTGGAAAGAAGGCAATCTTTATTACAATTTCTGTTGCTATTATTGCAGCAGGCTTTATCACAATGGGTGTATTCAAGGCAAAGAGTGGCGCAGGTCTTAACTATTCACTTGAGTTTCTTGGTGGTACATCTACAACAGTTGATTTCAACGAGACATACTCACTTGCAGATTTAGATGCAAAGGTTGTACCTGAAATTGCAAAGACACTTGATATCAGCGAAGGAAGCATCCAGACAACAACAGTTGATGGAAGCAATCAGGCAATCTTCAAGACACGTACACTTACACTTGAAGAGAGAACTACTCTCAACAAGATGTTTGAGAGCACCTTCAATGTAACAGAGGCGTCAATCACATCACAGAGTATCGGTTCTACAATCTCAGGTGAGATGCGTAGCCAGTCAACAATCGCTGTTATCGTTGCAGTACTTTGCATGCTTGTGTACATCTGGTTCAGATTCAAGGATTTAAGATTTGCATCTTCAGCAATTATTGCCCTTGTACATGATGTTCTTATCGTACTTGCACTTTATGCATTTGCCAGAATTTCTGTTGGTTCCGCATTTATCGCATGTATGCTTACAGTTATCGGTTATTCAGTCAATGATACAATCGTTGTATTCGACCGTATCCGTGAGAATCACAAGGCAATTAGAGATGAAAATGCTGAGAATCTTAAGGCTCTTTGTAACGAGTCACTTTCTCAGACACTTTCACGTTCTATTTCAACATCAATCACAACAGCAATCATGGTACTTATGCTTCTCATCCTTGGTGTTTCATCAATCAGAGAGTTCGCATTACCACTTCTTGCTGGTATAGTTGCTGGTACATATTCATCAATCTTTATTGCAACACAGCTTTGGTACATCTTTAAAGTAAAGTTTGCTAATAAATAA